One part of the Maribacter aquivivus genome encodes these proteins:
- a CDS encoding nucleotidyl transferase family protein, which produces MASVLKRDSVFENIPSIKAKTLRINLNPDIYGTFAEIGAGQETARHFFRSGGASGTIAKAMSAYDKDFSDAIYGIETDGRYVTQARLKTMLDYEMQLMEERISRENHPDRLFFSYANTVATIDFSKRYKGHGWIGIRYQLDPTQKEFDEIILHIRFKQNEARLQQETLGILGVNLIYGAFYKYHKPKKMLKYLYDHIDKDTLEIDMINFSGPNFKDVDNRLMSLQLIKNDMTDAVMFGPDGNNLLPAAVLYKKNILALRGSFRPVTKVNLDMFEKSYDIFIRDKGVDQNNTIVIFEITLSNLKASGEIDEQDFMDRAELLCSLGHSVMISKFQEYYKLVEYFNNYTKNRIGLTMGVNNLVDIFDEKYYRHLSGGILEAFGKLFFKDLQVYLYPMKNPDTGQIMTSNNVKVHPRMKELYKFFKYNGKVMDIIDYEPEVMHIFSRDVLKKLMNNDEGWEKMLPEGIAEIIKERQLFTRKADNQETE; this is translated from the coding sequence ATGGCATCGGTATTAAAAAGAGATAGTGTTTTTGAAAATATTCCCTCAATAAAAGCAAAAACCCTACGTATAAATCTGAATCCGGATATATACGGAACCTTCGCAGAAATTGGCGCCGGTCAAGAAACCGCACGTCATTTCTTTAGATCTGGTGGTGCCTCTGGTACTATTGCAAAAGCAATGAGTGCTTATGATAAAGATTTTAGTGATGCGATTTATGGTATTGAGACAGATGGGCGATATGTAACCCAAGCTAGATTAAAAACCATGCTTGATTATGAAATGCAATTGATGGAAGAGCGTATTAGTCGCGAAAACCACCCAGATAGATTGTTCTTTTCATATGCAAATACAGTTGCGACGATTGATTTCTCTAAACGCTACAAAGGTCACGGTTGGATCGGCATTAGATATCAATTAGACCCAACACAGAAAGAATTTGACGAAATTATTCTTCATATTCGTTTTAAACAAAACGAAGCACGATTACAACAAGAAACTTTAGGTATTCTTGGTGTTAACTTAATATACGGTGCCTTTTACAAGTACCATAAGCCAAAGAAAATGTTGAAATATCTATATGACCATATAGATAAGGATACCCTAGAAATTGATATGATCAACTTCTCTGGACCAAATTTCAAAGATGTTGATAACCGTTTAATGAGTTTACAGCTTATTAAAAATGACATGACAGATGCCGTAATGTTCGGTCCTGATGGTAATAACCTATTGCCTGCAGCCGTACTTTACAAAAAGAATATTTTAGCTTTACGTGGTAGTTTTAGACCTGTAACCAAAGTGAATTTAGATATGTTTGAAAAGTCTTATGACATTTTCATTCGTGATAAAGGTGTTGACCAAAACAACACCATCGTTATTTTTGAGATAACGCTATCTAACTTAAAAGCTTCTGGCGAAATTGACGAACAAGATTTTATGGATAGGGCAGAATTGCTATGTTCTCTTGGTCATTCAGTAATGATTTCTAAATTTCAAGAATATTATAAATTAGTAGAGTACTTTAATAATTATACCAAAAACAGAATTGGTCTGACCATGGGCGTAAATAACCTGGTAGACATATTCGATGAAAAATATTACCGTCATTTAAGTGGTGGTATACTAGAAGCATTTGGTAAATTATTCTTTAAAGATTTACAAGTATATCTATACCCAATGAAGAATCCAGATACTGGTCAGATAATGACAAGTAATAATGTTAAGGTTCACCCACGTATGAAAGAATTATACAAGTTCTTTAAATATAACGGCAAAGTTATGGACATCATAGATTACGAACCAGAAGTAATGCATATTTTCTCTAGAGATGTTCTTAAGAAATTAATGAACAATGACGAAGGTTGGGAAAAAATGCTACCAGAAGGAATTGCTGAAATCATTAAAGAAAGGCAATTGTTTACTAGAAAAGCAGATAATCAAGAAACCGAATAG
- a CDS encoding hydrolase, with amino-acid sequence MKSKIYLYLFLFVSLICLYLVVSSGNMTKANAETITRLESKVENLKDSLQRSSLKVLDMQYFSLENNDDALAYFEHLNMNNPAAYVADKLLETNAQKGDNPLVPYEGMQNDFKINKIKVLNHKWILTDFSDGKYWGELLIMYELKDDLGVDFTLIDHLLYTQSN; translated from the coding sequence ATGAAGAGCAAAATATACCTTTATTTATTTCTATTTGTATCCTTAATCTGTTTATACTTAGTGGTTAGCAGTGGTAATATGACTAAAGCTAATGCTGAAACAATTACAAGGCTAGAAAGCAAGGTGGAAAATTTAAAAGACTCGCTTCAGAGATCTTCTTTGAAGGTACTTGATATGCAATATTTCTCATTGGAGAATAATGATGACGCTCTTGCATATTTCGAGCATTTAAATATGAATAATCCTGCAGCTTATGTTGCTGATAAATTATTAGAAACCAATGCTCAAAAAGGTGATAACCCATTAGTGCCTTATGAGGGAATGCAGAATGATTTCAAAATCAATAAAATCAAAGTATTGAACCATAAATGGATACTTACCGATTTTTCTGATGGTAAATATTGGGGTGAGCTTTTGATTATGTATGAATTAAAAGATGACCTGGGTGTAGATTTCACCTTAATTGATCACTTATTATATACCCAAAGCAATTAG
- a CDS encoding endonuclease III domain-containing protein: MTKAEKIAFTISTLQELYPEIPVPLDHKDPYTLLIAVLMSAQSTDVRVNKITPLLFAKADNPYDMIKLSVEEIREIIKPVGLSPMKAKGIHGLSHILIDKHNGQVPKELEYLEELPAVGHKTASVVVSQAFGIPAFPVDTHIHRLLYRWGFTNGKNVVQTEKDAKRLFPKEIWNDLHLQIIWYGREYSPARGWDMEKDIITKTIGRKTVLNDYYKNKKAR; encoded by the coding sequence ATGACGAAAGCCGAAAAAATCGCATTTACAATTTCTACTCTTCAAGAGCTTTATCCAGAAATTCCTGTGCCTTTAGATCATAAAGACCCCTACACTTTATTAATTGCAGTTTTAATGTCAGCACAAAGTACTGATGTGAGAGTAAATAAAATTACTCCCCTCCTATTTGCTAAAGCTGATAACCCGTACGATATGATTAAATTAAGCGTAGAAGAAATACGTGAAATTATAAAGCCTGTTGGTTTATCGCCAATGAAAGCAAAAGGTATTCATGGTTTATCACATATATTAATTGATAAACATAATGGTCAGGTTCCAAAAGAACTTGAATATTTAGAAGAATTACCAGCTGTAGGCCATAAAACGGCAAGTGTTGTAGTATCGCAAGCCTTCGGTATACCTGCATTTCCTGTAGATACGCATATTCATAGATTGCTATATCGTTGGGGTTTTACCAACGGAAAAAATGTGGTACAGACAGAAAAAGATGCAAAACGATTATTTCCTAAAGAAATTTGGAACGATCTTCATTTACAAATAATATGGTACGGTCGTGAATATTCACCAGCAAGAGGCTGGGATATGGAGAAAGATATAATTACAAAGACAATTGGCAGAAAAACAGTACTAAATGACTACTATAAAAATAAAAAAGCCCGCTAA
- a CDS encoding alpha/beta hydrolase, with the protein MTTAPLSLEHIIRPSSLTNKKPPVLFMLHGYGSNEEDLFSFASELPEELCIIAVRAPYILQPYGYAWYAINFDDEKGKWSDNEQAIESRDKIKNFIVEACSTYGLDENNVNLLGFSQGTILSYAVALSYPEKVKNIIALSGYINVDILLDSYKDNNFDNLNFYCSHGDMDQVIPVDWARKAPELLTTLGIKHVYEEFPAGHGVAPQNFYSLKKWISDKI; encoded by the coding sequence ATGACAACAGCTCCCCTATCTTTAGAACACATTATTAGACCTTCTAGCCTAACCAATAAAAAACCACCAGTACTTTTTATGCTACATGGTTACGGTAGTAATGAAGAAGATTTATTTTCTTTCGCATCAGAATTGCCAGAAGAATTATGTATCATAGCCGTTCGCGCCCCTTATATATTACAACCTTATGGTTATGCATGGTACGCCATCAATTTTGATGATGAAAAAGGAAAATGGAGCGATAATGAGCAAGCTATTGAATCTCGTGACAAAATCAAGAATTTCATTGTTGAAGCCTGTTCTACTTATGGGTTAGATGAAAATAATGTCAACCTTTTAGGTTTCAGTCAAGGTACCATTTTAAGTTATGCAGTAGCATTATCATATCCTGAAAAAGTAAAAAATATCATCGCTTTAAGCGGATATATTAATGTAGATATATTACTAGATTCTTATAAGGATAATAACTTCGACAACCTTAATTTCTATTGCTCTCATGGCGATATGGATCAAGTAATACCAGTAGATTGGGCTAGAAAAGCACCAGAATTATTAACTACGTTAGGTATTAAACATGTGTATGAAGAATTTCCTGCAGGGCATGGTGTTGCACCGCAGAACTTCTACTCTCTTAAGAAATGGATATCAGATAAAATCTAA
- the bcp gene encoding thioredoxin-dependent thiol peroxidase yields the protein MNTLKVGDKVPSFSAKDQDGNTIKLEDYSGKKLVVFFYPKASTPGCTAEACNLRDNYKELQSEGYELLGVSADSEKRQAKFKEKYEFPFPLLADEDHTVINAFGVWGLKKFMGREYDGIHRKTFVVDGDGIVTKVIDKVKTKDHAAQLLN from the coding sequence ATGAATACGTTAAAAGTTGGTGATAAAGTTCCTTCATTTTCTGCTAAAGATCAAGATGGTAATACTATTAAATTAGAAGATTATTCAGGTAAAAAACTTGTTGTTTTTTTCTATCCAAAAGCAAGTACACCTGGTTGCACGGCTGAAGCGTGTAATTTAAGGGATAATTATAAAGAATTACAATCTGAGGGCTATGAACTTTTAGGAGTTAGTGCAGATTCTGAAAAGAGACAGGCAAAATTTAAAGAGAAATATGAATTTCCATTTCCACTATTGGCAGATGAAGACCATACCGTTATCAATGCTTTTGGCGTATGGGGATTAAAGAAATTTATGGGACGCGAATATGATGGTATTCATAGAAAAACCTTTGTTGTAGATGGTGATGGTATTGTAACTAAAGTTATTGATAAGGTGAAGACTAAAGATCACGCAGCGCAGTTATTAAATTGA
- a CDS encoding RNA polymerase sigma factor encodes MKLQIEDSELVKDYISGNEGALEILINRHNQRITSFIYSKVLDRDITEDIFQDTFIKVIKTLKRGKYSEEGKFLPWVMRISHNLIIDHFRRNKRMPMFEGSDDFNIFSVIGDDKLNAEKQLIKNQIDTDLRQLVEELPDDQKEVLLMRIYKDMSFKEISENTGVSINTALGRMRYALINLRKIIEKNNIVLTN; translated from the coding sequence ATGAAACTACAAATTGAAGACTCAGAATTAGTTAAAGATTATATCAGCGGTAACGAAGGTGCCCTTGAAATTTTAATTAACAGACACAATCAGCGTATTACTAGTTTTATCTATTCTAAGGTTTTAGATAGGGATATTACAGAAGATATTTTTCAAGATACTTTTATTAAAGTGATCAAAACTTTAAAAAGAGGTAAGTATAGTGAAGAAGGTAAATTTTTACCTTGGGTAATGAGAATTTCACATAACTTGATCATTGACCACTTTAGAAGAAACAAAAGAATGCCAATGTTTGAAGGCAGCGATGACTTTAATATTTTCTCTGTAATTGGAGATGATAAGTTAAATGCCGAAAAACAACTAATTAAAAATCAAATAGATACTGATCTTAGACAATTGGTAGAAGAATTGCCAGATGATCAAAAAGAGGTTTTGTTAATGCGTATCTATAAGGATATGAGCTTTAAAGAAATCTCAGAAAATACAGGTGTAAGTATAAATACAGCTTTAGGTAGAATGCGTTATGCTCTTATTAACCTTAGAAAAATCATTGAAAAAAACAATATAGTTCTTACGAATTAA
- a CDS encoding MBL fold metallo-hydrolase has translation MMNKLRVTFLGTGTSQGIPIIGSTHPVCLSDNPKDKRLRVSVLLSWDDYNFVIDCGPDFRQQMLTHNVRHLDGILYTHEHSDHTAGLDDIRPFFFRQGNIPIYAHKRVVESLKTRFAYIFQEKNKYPGAPTVDINLVKNNEPFKIGNSEVTPINVLHNQLQVFGFRLGDFTYLTDVKSIEDKELEKIKGSKVVVVNALRLEPHISHFNLEEALAFIKKVNPDKAYLTHISHLLGFHEEVEKILPKNVHLAYDNLTITI, from the coding sequence ATGATGAACAAATTACGTGTAACATTTTTAGGAACGGGAACTTCTCAAGGTATTCCAATTATTGGTAGTACGCATCCGGTTTGTTTGAGTGATAACCCAAAGGATAAAAGACTGCGGGTGTCGGTATTACTTTCTTGGGATGATTATAACTTTGTTATTGATTGCGGTCCAGATTTTCGTCAGCAAATGCTTACTCATAATGTTAGACATCTTGATGGTATTTTATACACTCATGAACATTCTGATCATACTGCTGGTTTAGATGATATTCGCCCCTTTTTCTTTAGGCAGGGTAATATTCCTATTTATGCTCATAAAAGGGTAGTGGAGTCTTTAAAAACCCGTTTTGCGTATATATTTCAAGAAAAGAACAAGTACCCGGGCGCACCAACAGTCGATATCAATTTAGTTAAGAATAACGAGCCGTTTAAGATTGGTAATAGCGAGGTTACGCCAATTAATGTCTTGCATAACCAACTTCAGGTATTCGGCTTTAGGTTGGGAGATTTTACGTATCTCACTGATGTAAAATCTATTGAAGACAAAGAGTTAGAGAAAATTAAAGGTTCTAAAGTTGTTGTGGTTAATGCATTAAGACTAGAACCCCATATTTCTCATTTTAATTTAGAAGAGGCGCTTGCTTTTATAAAAAAAGTAAACCCAGATAAAGCATACTTAACACATATTAGCCACTTGCTTGGTTTTCACGAAGAAGTAGAAAAAATACTGCCTAAAAATGTACATTTGGCGTACGATAATTTAACAATTACTATTTAA